A window from Triplophysa dalaica isolate WHDGS20190420 chromosome 3, ASM1584641v1, whole genome shotgun sequence encodes these proteins:
- the LOC130417892 gene encoding C2 calcium-dependent domain-containing protein 4C, producing the protein MWLLEKIRGSVEGNAPRQGESADKQSKAPTYSNVLTPDKIPDFFIPPKLVCCPPEAETPEMKPKNGLHPSMSEQTICCKTPQAGQRSPRLINKLAGDTKNLLKAANRHIIQIESADDPVVGEEGDLNTNADPQSQTAMSLPYVPKAQTSYGFSTLMESPHTRRKESLFHSDPTSPLTSPNTQRKSQGNHLNPSDCNISHSNPYRYFSGGESDTCSSAESSPFNSPLLSRSASLLKMFTHETQAKVSRAKRSFARHSSLSTDECSSVETSPNIQRRFRCPPSPAFRGRKSGGNMDRFTQHTVNLHKRGTLRLCTDYDADAARLHIRVLAAEDLYDKQFDIKSINCCVALYLNPGKLQKQRSTIIKNSRNPVFNEDFYFDSLPVAQVKNLAIKMKVVNKGTSLRRDTLLGEREVLLKELLSGI; encoded by the coding sequence ATGTGGCTATTGGAGAAGATCCGCGGTTCGGTGGAGGGAAACGCTCCCCGGCAGGGCGAATCCGCCGACAAGCAGAGCAAAGCCCCCACCTACAGCAACGTCCTCACTCCTGACAAAATTCCAGACTTCTTCATTCCCCCGAAACTGGTGTGCTGCCCCCCAGAGGCAGAGACACCCGAGATGAAGCCAAAAAACGGTCTCCACCCATCCATGTCTGAACAGACCATTTGCTGCAAAACGCCTCAGGCGGGTCAGCGCAGCCCGCGCCTCATTAACAAACTCGCAGGAGACACGAAGAACTTGCTCAAAGCTGCAAACCGGCACATCATCCAGATCGAGAGTGCAGATGACCCTGTGGTCGGGGAAGAGGGCGATCTCAACACGAACGCCGACCCGCAGTCGCAGACGGCGATGTCGCTGCCCTACGTCCCCAAAGCTCAGACCTCCTACGGTTTCTCCACGCTGATGGAGAGCCCTCACACGCGCCGCAAAGAGTCCCTCTTCCACAGCGACCCTACGAGTCCCCTCACTTCGCCCAACACCCAACGCAAGTCTCAGGGGAACCACTTGAACCCCAGCGACTGCAACATTTCCCATTCCAACCCCTATCGTTATTTCAGTGGGGGAGAGAGCGACACGTGTTCCTCGGCCGAGTCCTCGCCCTTCAACTCGCCTCTTCTGTCCCGTTCCGCATCCCTCCTGAAGATGTTCACACACGAAACCCAAGCCAAAGTGTCCCGTGCCAAGCGCTCCTTCGCCAGGCACAGTTCTCTGTCCACGGATGAGTGCAGCTCCGTGGAGACCAGCCCCAACATTCAGCGGCGATTCCGTTGCCCTCCGTCGCCAGCGTTCCGAGGACGTAAATCTGGAGGCAACATGGATCGTTTCACGCAGCACACGGTGAACCTCCACAAAAGAGGAACCCTGCGCCTCTGCACGGACTACGACGCGGACGCGGCCAGGCTTCACATCCGAGTGCTGGCCGCCGAGGATCTTTATGATAAACAGTTTGACATAAAGAGCATCAATTGTTGCGTGGCTCTATACCTGAACCCGGGAAAGCTTCAGAAACAGCGGAGCACGATCATCAAGAACAGCCGCAACCCCGTCTTCAATGAGGACTTCTACTTTGACTCCCTTCCAGTAGCGCAGGTGAAGAACCTAGCCATCAAGATGAAAGTGGTAAACAAAGGTACCAGTCTGAGGAGAGACACCCTGCTCGGAGAGAGGGAGGTCCTGCTCAAAGAGCTTCTGTCTGGGATTTAG
- the rab31 gene encoding ras-related protein Rab-31, with amino-acid sequence MAIRELKVCLLGDTGVGKSSIVCRFVQDHFDHNISPTIGASFLTKTVPCGNELHKFLIWDTAGQERFHSLAPMYYRGSAAAVIVYDITKLDSFQMLKKWVKELKEHGPEDIVVAIAGNKHDLGDIREVPTKEAKDFAESIAAIFMETSARNAVNIEELFQKISRQIPPLEGTDAESNESFKLTRQTPPSTKRCC; translated from the exons ATGGCCATACGGGAATTAAAAGTTTGTCTTCTAGGG GATACGGGTGTTGGAAAATCAAGTATTGTTTGTCGGTTTGTTCAAGATCACTTTGATCACAACATCAGTCCAACTATAGG tgcttcaTTTTTAACCAAGACCGTGCCCTGCGGGAATGAACTTCATAAGTTTCTGATCTGGGACACAGCCGGGCAGGAACGA TTCCATTCATTGGCTCCCATGTATTACAGAGGCTCTGCAGCAGCTGTCATTGTGTACGATATCACGAAGCTG GACTCTtttcaaatgttaaagaaatgGGTGAAGGAACTCAAAGAACATGGGCCAGAGGACATAGTCGTGGCTATAGCTGGAAATAAGCACGACCTGGGTGACATCAG GGAAGTTCCAACTAAGGAAGCAAAAGATTTTGCAGAGTCAATTGCAGCCATTTTTATGGAAACCAGCGCCAGAAATGCTGTAAACATAGAAGAACTGTTCCAGAAAATCA GTCGACAGATTCCACCATTGGAAGGCACGGACGCTGAAAGTAACGAATCTTTCAAACTGACACGACAAACTCCTCCTTCCACCAAACGCTGCTGTTAA
- the ralbp1 gene encoding ralA-binding protein 1 isoform X1 — translation MTECFLPPSSSPTEQRRTEHPGGVARTPSSEEISPTKFPGLYRTGDPSPPHDGHHHEPPDAVSDDEKEHNKKKNKFKKKEKRTEGYAAFQEDSSADEAESPSKMKRSKGIHVFKKPSFSKKKEKDFKVKEKGPKEEKAKDKKSKDLTAADVVKQWKEKKKKKKPTTEPEPVVTETAATFRPIFGAPLGEAVRRTALYDGIQLPAIFRECVDYIESYGMKCEGIYRVSGMKSKVDELKAAYDREECPCLEEYDPHTVASLLKQYLRELPDSLLGKDMAPRFEEACGRPSEAEKLQEFQRLLGEVPAGSRLLLAWLITHMDHVIAREADTKMNIQNISIVLNPTVQIGNRVLYVFFTHVRELFGDVVLKPVVHPLRWSNMATMPTLPETQESIKEEIRRQEFLLNRLHRDLQAGVKDLSKEERLWEVQRIVTALKRKLREAKRQECETKIAQEIASLSKEDVSKEEMSENEEEVINLLLAQENEILTEQEELISLEQVLRRQIATEKEEIERLSAEIADIQSRQQGRSETEEYSSDSESESEDEEELQMILEDLQKQNEELENKNTHLNQAIHEEQEAILELRVQLRLLQSHKLQQELTSPPTAEQVRPSQPSPEERSRADEPIKRAAAVTIDSPAAPAPAPANGKPGKDAMKPSPSKDKREANL, via the exons ATGACGGAGTGCTTCCTGCCACCCAGTAGCAGCCCTACGGAGCAGAGGAGGACAGAGCACCCCGGGGGAGTGGCTCGTACCCCAAGCTCCGAAGAAATTAGCCCCACTAAGTTCCCGGGTCTGTATCGTACGGGTGACCCTTCTCCCCCACATGATGGACACCACCATGAGCCGCCCGATGCAGTGTCCGATGACGAGAAGGAACACAACAAGAAGAAGAACAAGTTTAAGAAGAAGGAGAAACGCA CTGAGGGATACGCCGCTTTCCAGGAGGACAGTTCTGCCGATGAGGCCGAGAGTCCATCCAAGATGAAGCGTTCCAAAGGTATCCATGTCTTCAAGAAGCCCAGTTTCTCCAAGAAGAAAGAGAAGGATTTCAAGGTGAAGGAGAAAGGGCCGAAGGAGGAGAAGGCCAAGGACAAGAAGTCTAAAGACCTGACAGCGGCGGACGTAGTGAAACAgtggaaagaaaagaagaagaagaagaagccCACCACGGAACCCGAACCCGTCGTCACGGAGACAGCTGCGACGTTCCGGCCGATCTTTGGAGCACCTTTAGGAGAGGCGGTGAGGAGAACGGCGCTGTACGATGGCATACAGCTTCCAGCCATCTTCAGAGAGTGTGTGGACTACATCGAGAGCTACGGCATGAAATGTGAAGGCATCTATCGCGTCTCTG GTATGAAGTCTAAAGTGGATGAGCTGAAGGCAGCGTATGATCGCGAAGAGTGTCCGTGTCTGGAGGAGTATGATCCCCACACGGTGGCTAGTTTGCTGAAGCAATACCTGCGAGAGCTTCCCGATAGCCTGCTGGGTAAAGACATGGCCCCGCGCTTCGAGGAAGCCTGCGGGCGACCCAGCGAGGCGGAGAAACTGCAGGAGTTTCAGCGACTTTTGGGAGAGGTGCCTGCGGGGAGCAGACTTCTGCTGGCCTGGCTCATCACACACATGGACCACGTCATCGCCCGCGAGGCTGACACGAAGATGAACATCCAGAATATCTCCATCGTGCTCAATCCCACCGTACAG ATTGGGAACCGTGTGCTGTACGTCTTCTTCACTCACGTCCGTGAGCTGTTTGGCGATGTGGTTCTGAAGCCTGTCGTCCATCCTCTGCGCTGGTCTAACATGGCTACCATGCCCACCCTGCCCGAGACCCAAGAGAGTATCAAAGAGGAGATCCGCAGACAG GAGTTCTTGTTGAACCGTCTTCACAGAGATCTGCAGGCCGGTGTGAAGGACTTGTCTAAGGAAGAGAGACTGTGGGAGGTGCAGCGTATTGTCACGGCTCTGAAACGCAAACTCCGTGAGGCTAAGAGACAG GAGTGTGAGACCAAAATCGCACAGGAGATCGCCAGCCTGTCTAAAGAGGATGTGTCAAAAGAGGAGATGTCTGAGAATGAGGAAGAGGTTATTAATCTTCTCCTGGCACAG GAGAATGAGATCCTAACAGAGCAGGAAGAGCTGATCTCGCTGGAGCAGGTGCTGCGCCGACAGATAGCcacagagaaagaggagatcGAACGGCTGAGTGCGGAGATCGCAGACATACAAAG CCGACAGCAGGGTCGCAGTGAGACAGAGGAATATTCATCCGACAGTGAGAGCGAGAGTGAAGATGAAGAAGAACTGCAGATGATTCTAGAAGACCTGCAGAAACAGAATGAAGAACTGGAG AATAAAAACACTCATCTGAATCAGGCCATCCACGAGGAACAGGAGGCCATATTGGAACTGCGTGTTCAGCTCCGCCTACTTCAGAGCCACAAACTGCAACAGGAGCTCACCTCCCCGCCCACAGCTGAACAGGTTAGGCCTTCTCAGCCTAGTCCAGAAGAACGATCAAGAGCGGATGAGCCAATCAAACGTGCCGCAGCGGTCACCATAGATTCGCCCGCTGCGCCCGCCCCTGCCCCAGCCAATGGGAAGCCTGGAAAAGATGCGATGAAACCATCGCCTAGCAAAGACAAGAGGGAGGCCAACCTGTAA
- the ralbp1 gene encoding ralA-binding protein 1 isoform X2 codes for MKRSKGIHVFKKPSFSKKKEKDFKVKEKGPKEEKAKDKKSKDLTAADVVKQWKEKKKKKKPTTEPEPVVTETAATFRPIFGAPLGEAVRRTALYDGIQLPAIFRECVDYIESYGMKCEGIYRVSGMKSKVDELKAAYDREECPCLEEYDPHTVASLLKQYLRELPDSLLGKDMAPRFEEACGRPSEAEKLQEFQRLLGEVPAGSRLLLAWLITHMDHVIAREADTKMNIQNISIVLNPTVQIGNRVLYVFFTHVRELFGDVVLKPVVHPLRWSNMATMPTLPETQESIKEEIRRQEFLLNRLHRDLQAGVKDLSKEERLWEVQRIVTALKRKLREAKRQECETKIAQEIASLSKEDVSKEEMSENEEEVINLLLAQENEILTEQEELISLEQVLRRQIATEKEEIERLSAEIADIQSRQQGRSETEEYSSDSESESEDEEELQMILEDLQKQNEELENKNTHLNQAIHEEQEAILELRVQLRLLQSHKLQQELTSPPTAEQVRPSQPSPEERSRADEPIKRAAAVTIDSPAAPAPAPANGKPGKDAMKPSPSKDKREANL; via the exons ATGAAGCGTTCCAAAGGTATCCATGTCTTCAAGAAGCCCAGTTTCTCCAAGAAGAAAGAGAAGGATTTCAAGGTGAAGGAGAAAGGGCCGAAGGAGGAGAAGGCCAAGGACAAGAAGTCTAAAGACCTGACAGCGGCGGACGTAGTGAAACAgtggaaagaaaagaagaagaagaagaagccCACCACGGAACCCGAACCCGTCGTCACGGAGACAGCTGCGACGTTCCGGCCGATCTTTGGAGCACCTTTAGGAGAGGCGGTGAGGAGAACGGCGCTGTACGATGGCATACAGCTTCCAGCCATCTTCAGAGAGTGTGTGGACTACATCGAGAGCTACGGCATGAAATGTGAAGGCATCTATCGCGTCTCTG GTATGAAGTCTAAAGTGGATGAGCTGAAGGCAGCGTATGATCGCGAAGAGTGTCCGTGTCTGGAGGAGTATGATCCCCACACGGTGGCTAGTTTGCTGAAGCAATACCTGCGAGAGCTTCCCGATAGCCTGCTGGGTAAAGACATGGCCCCGCGCTTCGAGGAAGCCTGCGGGCGACCCAGCGAGGCGGAGAAACTGCAGGAGTTTCAGCGACTTTTGGGAGAGGTGCCTGCGGGGAGCAGACTTCTGCTGGCCTGGCTCATCACACACATGGACCACGTCATCGCCCGCGAGGCTGACACGAAGATGAACATCCAGAATATCTCCATCGTGCTCAATCCCACCGTACAG ATTGGGAACCGTGTGCTGTACGTCTTCTTCACTCACGTCCGTGAGCTGTTTGGCGATGTGGTTCTGAAGCCTGTCGTCCATCCTCTGCGCTGGTCTAACATGGCTACCATGCCCACCCTGCCCGAGACCCAAGAGAGTATCAAAGAGGAGATCCGCAGACAG GAGTTCTTGTTGAACCGTCTTCACAGAGATCTGCAGGCCGGTGTGAAGGACTTGTCTAAGGAAGAGAGACTGTGGGAGGTGCAGCGTATTGTCACGGCTCTGAAACGCAAACTCCGTGAGGCTAAGAGACAG GAGTGTGAGACCAAAATCGCACAGGAGATCGCCAGCCTGTCTAAAGAGGATGTGTCAAAAGAGGAGATGTCTGAGAATGAGGAAGAGGTTATTAATCTTCTCCTGGCACAG GAGAATGAGATCCTAACAGAGCAGGAAGAGCTGATCTCGCTGGAGCAGGTGCTGCGCCGACAGATAGCcacagagaaagaggagatcGAACGGCTGAGTGCGGAGATCGCAGACATACAAAG CCGACAGCAGGGTCGCAGTGAGACAGAGGAATATTCATCCGACAGTGAGAGCGAGAGTGAAGATGAAGAAGAACTGCAGATGATTCTAGAAGACCTGCAGAAACAGAATGAAGAACTGGAG AATAAAAACACTCATCTGAATCAGGCCATCCACGAGGAACAGGAGGCCATATTGGAACTGCGTGTTCAGCTCCGCCTACTTCAGAGCCACAAACTGCAACAGGAGCTCACCTCCCCGCCCACAGCTGAACAGGTTAGGCCTTCTCAGCCTAGTCCAGAAGAACGATCAAGAGCGGATGAGCCAATCAAACGTGCCGCAGCGGTCACCATAGATTCGCCCGCTGCGCCCGCCCCTGCCCCAGCCAATGGGAAGCCTGGAAAAGATGCGATGAAACCATCGCCTAGCAAAGACAAGAGGGAGGCCAACCTGTAA